The following nucleotide sequence is from Phaenicophaeus curvirostris isolate KB17595 chromosome 12, BPBGC_Pcur_1.0, whole genome shotgun sequence.
GAAGTATTGTTAAAGCAGTATGCAAGTAAAGTTCTCTTTCAAAGCTATCAAGAGTTAATTAAGATTGAAAGGCAACCCTTTGGAGGGGAGGTGAAGTATGACATGGTAAAGGTAATTTTATATTCTATTGTTTTAAATTcataaaatatcatagaatacTAAACCCAAAGAGCCTGGAAGACAAGCCTTGACTTCACTGTTTTTGATCAGTGATCCGCTGCAAGCAGAGTTTCATGTAGGAATTTTTATTGCGTATTTCTATGACTGCATCTCTGACAAGCTCAATGAACATCTGGGGCCAGAGCTTCTGCAACGACTCGTTTTTCATATTgatctcagctgcttctttcacTAAGTTCTCAACGTATGTCtggcaaaatgtttttctttccttgatttCCTGCGTGGGAGAAGTGATACACATTGCataagacaaagaaagaaaggttaaacaaaagcaaacccccaaaacaaccaCAGAAATGTAATGAATTAAAGCAATTAGCTGGCAAAGAGGCCACCACAGACTTTTTCTTGTTGGTTTTAAGTTGCATAGCCTGGGGTTTAAGTCAAGCTTTCATGAACGTGGCcatataattaatataattaatttaCCTAAAATCAACTTTTAAATAGTCATGCAAATATATTAACAGCATTTTTGTTGCCTTAtgtcacagcagagaaaatttACAGCACCAGactcctttccttccttgcctcccttcccttcccagcttttcaTGATTATAGCACAACAGCtggaaagaatatatttatCTACCTGCTGTAACAAGAACTAAGCCTGCTGCCATTGAAAAATATGCCATATGGGTACTTTCCACAGGTTCCTCTGGCAAGTATGTAGTTCTTAACAAGTACTACCTTAGATATTGAAGTAACCTGAACCTTTAAAGAACACTAACAAAACGAATGCTGCACTTTGGGCAGCTACTAGCTCCACATGTTCATCAGGAAGCGTATGAATGCCTGTTTCTGCAGAGTTTCTACAGAACGCCATAATAAGCTCTGAACAACAAGCTATACTGGTGCTAAATGTTTAACTAGTTTGATGCAAGCACTGTTAAAATGGGTCAGATCATGCTGCAGGccatcaaaaatgttttcttaaacgAGTgataaagcagagaaaatattttccagctgtttCATCTAAAAACCCAAATTATTAATCAATGATTGAGACAGCCATCTTCAGCAATAAACTTATTCAATCACATTTATTATGTTAGTTTATTGCTGATGCGGAACCGAAATCAGTATTTTTTGCCTGTCTTACTCTTCTTCTGTGACATCTAGTGATATCTGCTGCCACACACTTAACACATAATAAATGATAAGGTGTGGATTTCTGTATTGGGAAGAGAAAACAATGCCTATATTTAATGAGCTGCACAAATACAAGCGTATTTTACTATAGTGCTTGTTCCACAGTAAAGGACAAGATGAAGGCCTCGTTGTCTTATCCTATGCCATTCAAAGTTTTAAGAGCTACTATCACAGCTTTCGAAACTAAAATGTTCTGTCCCCGCATGTGATTTCTGTTTGATGCTTTGGATCTGAGATAACAAAACCACAATGCAATAACAGAATTCCGTGTTTACTGAACTTGATTTAATTTCTTGCTCTAGAGGATTTGTGTATTTCCACATTATCAAAATTCCACATTTTCTGACAAAGATCACTTAGATTAAGTGTTTGATCATACATGTAAAAACAGCGTAAGCAGTGATATCCTAAAACCACTCTCAACAGTTGAGCTGAAGCTTGATATATAGACAGATTCCATGAGTAGTAGCCTAAGGTTATATAATAGAGAATGAAGTTATTTTGCAACTATATACTTACCTCAAGTTTTTCCATATGCAAGTCTTTTGTTATGTAATTCAACATTGCTCGAGTTGTGctttctcctccatttcttcTGTTATCACTACTTTCCTCACTTCCGCTCCcagatttctttccctttccctccagcAGGTAATGGAATTGCTTCCTCCTGTGAAAAAGATAAAGATTTACAGTTTTAATTACTggaaatttttctttaagtgcAGATGTTTCTAGtgattgtggtttttttcccttttctccctttgaaTGTGTACATTATAAGGTTTTAGGTTTATTACATCCTCAAGTTACTTAAAACACAGATGCGACTGGACGTTCCTCTGTTTATTTGCTTCTATACAATTGACTTTTTGAACTGTATCACTTGGCACCTCCTGAACAGGAAGTCTTGCAGCTTATTACTAAGTACATATCtgtacaaaactaaaaaaatcatcttttcacACACAGTTTTCTTGCAGCACCGAATCTTGAATGTGTTAACTGTAAGTCACCCACTGAAAACAATCAGACTTTACACAACTTATGTGAAAACCTCTGTCTACATCAATAAGGAGATGCCAGTATTTCTGCAATAAGCAGAGAATTTACCTTCTACAAGACGTTATTTGTGAGTTTTTTATCTTTATACCAAGAAAGACTTTATCGTGACAGTGTGCAAAGAAGTTAAAACATGTTCTTGACCAATTTCAGTTCCGTTCATTGTGTTTTACCTCGAGTCTCCAAATACTGAAAGCATGCGATACTGTGGCAGTTCAGAAGATGCTACATAGGCTAGAATGCCAAAGAGCCTCTCCGCCATTACAATATCATTTTCAGTAAcctgggggggaaagggaagaaggggaaagggaaaaaaagttatgttTCAAAATTAGCACATTCATACTTGATTACACATGTACATTGAGAATTAACTGACTTTTGTTATACAGGACACTGCACACAGATCTGTTCCAGGCATATCTTCAAAACGTAGGTTTGCTTTTACTGGCACTTTACATGTACTTTAGAAGAAATCAAATGAGGTACTTGTGCTTACTTTATTTCCTGTAATTCTGGACACTTCAATGTATACGCATGCTACCCTTGTGCTTCGTGATAGTCTTCATGAAATGAGGAATTTTATAGCGATTTGTTACATTGAGTATCTGAAGGCCAGACATTAATTCTGCTCCATGCAGCACGCACTTACAGAAGTTCTACTGGAAAATTTCTGATCAAGTTATGCTGGAGGAATGAAAAGATTCTGGGCACCCATATGTGAAAAGATAAGTTACGGTCTCTCTTATTTTGGCAGCATCACAGAGAAGACTACAGAAAGAGAggtttttagaaggaaaaaaaaaaaaagaaacacagtattttttcctctgcatttttcagtcctaaaaaataaaactattcctCCATTATAGTTCTTTAAGTATCATCCATACTGCAGTGTCAACATTAAGTTACAGATGCCTTTCTGCACTAATTCTGAATGGTTTAAAAGTTTTCAGGATTCATTATACACATTCCAATTTTGTATAAGGAAGGTGGAAGTGGGGTATTTTCTTGGTGGTTGTtactgttttttgtttgttttggctCATACCCTCTAGAGACCATCGCCTGTGTTCCTCCTGCCCTGATGGCCAGACTATGAATCGACTTCAACTGCCAAAAGTTTGTTGGCAGTGTTTCTAGACTCCTGGCTTTCCACTGAGTGCAGAAGAAATCTTTACGATCAACTAAATCTGACCTGGACAACACAGGACAAAAACTCACTCAGTGACTTCTTAACTTCTGGATCAAATTTAATTTCCGTTCATCTTACAACATATTTTGGGAAAGCAACCCATTATTAAATCAACTTCAATACTCACATTATTTACCAAATACTTCCAGACAATTTTTGTGCTCTGTATTATTCAAATGTGAGTCACATGGAATTATCATCTAAATTAATGTAActttattaatatttacaatatatttatttctatttattaatatttatagaCTATACAATCTACTCTTGCCTAAAGTATACTGCAAAAGCACAATCCTGGAATAAATTACCCAGACAAAACAAAGGTCAGGAAATTGGAAACGTAAAGTCAACTCCATTTTCACCATGTTTAGATTTCctcattttaattgaaaattaaatgcCTTGTTTAGTAGCCTGAGAGTAGATGACCTCGCTAAACAGTCTGTTAACAGAAGCAAGGTCTAAAACAAAGAGTGCAGAAGGCAGCTAGGGAAACAAAGACCATTGCAGGCAGAAATGTCTGCTAGAGAAATGagtgattttaatttatttatatatgttaAGAGAAGCATAAGGATTAGGTCAACAGAGACAGCAACTCTGAATACACTCTCTGCTTCACGCAAACTCATGTTCTCCATCTTACTCCAGTACATTGTTTGCTCCATTAATCACAAAAAGATTATAACGGTAATATCACATAAACTAAGTCCATTCTGCGTGCTCCTCGCCAAGCACAGAAAACGGGCGCTGGTTCAGTAAATGTGATGCATCTGCTCTATTGTTAGCCACACCGCTTGGCAGAAAGCAGTTTGTAAAGTTTAGCAACTTCAAACCTCAGCAACTCTTAATTAATTTGAGATTACtatcactggaaaaaaagccttcaaaTTCTGTACCTCAACGATgagaattttcttcttcacagtTAGTAAACGCAACAGtttgccaaaggaaaaaaataagttttaggGGGAGACTAGCATTCAGCTTCTAGTCTGGAACAAAACCAGAATGCAAGAGGGAGGTTGGGGAGAAAATATATTCTTCCTTATACCTTTTCTTGAAGTTTAAAAGTGCTAGAATTATGCAATTCACTCAGATAATACACGTTGCTTTTACTCCCCAGCTATAGGTACCTCATGTAGGGCAACACAACAGCATTCACAAACACACCATGCAGATGATAATCAAAACAGCAGTATATGcacatttccctttctctcctctgaaACTATTATTTAGGGCTGATCCATGGTCTGAGAGCCCACTTCAGAGGTTTGCATTCTTTATATTGAAACAgggttttctattttaaaagaaaaggtaatATATATCTGCAGAGCTAGATAAAAGCACAGCACAAGAAATTACATGGTCAAGTCTACTTAAATATTCCTCCCCCCAACACCGAAAGGACACTAACAAGGTTCTGCTCATTTTATCAGCAATTCgtttgcttttcaaaaacaaTGCTAATTTGTCCTATATGATCAACAGTAAGAAGGAAGTGATGCCCTCCTACCTTTATTCCATTAATCTTCTGTAGATTAAAATGGTTCAGTCTAAACAGAACATAGTATTTCCACAAAGTAAAGTTGACAACTGGATTTCCCTGAGGATCAACCGTCAACTGTTCAATGCGATGCATGTGGGCTAAGGCATTGAATTGCTGCAGCGTCACAAGATTTGTCTCCTTAAACTTCAggtgcttaaaaagaaaagtcaaaacACAACAAATTAAATAATGGAATAATAAAGACTTAACACAGTGATTCCTATTCTGTGCCATTCAAACAATTTTCAAACTAAAATAAAGAGTCTTTGGGTCTGATGAAGCAATTGAACTCACTTTGTGTAAGGTCTGTGTGGCAAAACACATCAGGGTATTGGTGCATTACATATAGTTGGAAATGTCAGTGTTCCAAGCCCCTTAGCAATTAATAAACACTTTAGTTTGAGGCACTCTTACCACAGAATTAGGAAATTTCATCTTCAGTTTTGTTAATACTTGGACAATTTCATCGAATTCTATAAACATAAAGGAGACTGTGACAATCATTCCAGCTGTTTGAACACTCCAATTTCGATCCAAGCACTCCAGTGCTCCAGCACCATACAAGCAAAGAGTGTCTCCTTCCACTTCCACTAAATGAGACTCAAGAACAGACAAGCCTTGTACTGCGCTGCTCAATATTGTATCGAGAGACCTgcggaggaaataaaaaagcagtgaCATAAGTAAGATTACTTCGAGACAGTAACATCACACTATTGAATTTTCATCCTTTTATTTACCAGAACCCAACTGTCAAATATGATTGCATTTCTTGGCATTCATTCTCTTGCAGTACCCAATCTGGTTCAAAAACATTAAGGGttggaaaatgctttttccaTCAGGTAACATTGCAAAGGCTCTGGGGTGAATTTGAGGTAAGAGGGACTAAGAAATTATTCAAGTTTAATAACCTGCTTAAGTGCTTTAAGAACAGACAGCTGTTAAAACCTTTACAACCTTCCTAGTACTTTTAATGTATCTTGCTTTTTTGCCCACTGGTGATCACTCGAGTGATgtttttttgacaaaatcaATGAGAACTCCAAGATTTCATTCTTGACTGGAAATGTTGAAAGCTCATCACTTCATACATGAAGCTCCAGTCACTCATCTCTGCTGAATTCAACCTGCCATTTAATTGTTTAGACACCCATCTTGAAAATATCTTATTTACTATTACAAAATATAGCAATAGATCAAAGTCAATTTTAACTTAGAGGGGGCTGAAGAGCAATAATGCTTCAAGGCACAAAATGGCAGCGTTACCTAGAGCTTCTTAATTCTAACACATTGCCACATGTTCATTAATCTGTTAAAACTTACATAAATCGGTGATAAAGATCACTAACACACTTTCATTTCTCTAACAAGtcatgaaaaagagaaaaactccAATGCTAAGTCTCCAATTCAGAAAACTAAACACTGTAATTTACGTAAGTACTATCATATATGCAAATAAAGCACGTGGTTTATTTTGTTAACATCTCAGGAGGTTGAAATTTGATATTTCATTAAAGTAACCACTTTGATTTCTACAACACATTCTATGAATCTTAAAATTTTGAAAGAACATGGAAACAGATTTTATGCGTTACATTTTATTACTGTAGATTTGACAAAAGAACGTTCACAGTCAGGAAACTACAAGGAATAAACAAACTTTAATCACTACACCCAGCATAAGCAGAGAAAGCATTTCACAAAGAAGATCTTTCCTAAAACcccatggaaaaggtcattatACGTTACTTAGAAGCATGATTTTTCAAGCAATGAGAATCTGTTCATTAACAGGACAAAGCTTGAGCTACTATAGGTGCATTGATCTGGTCACAGGGGATGGTTACTAACACTGAATTAAACGGTGAAGAAGCCAAAAAGGCAAGAAAGCAGTGGCTAAACATAGGTTTGGGGAAAAGCTTTGGaaacaagagaagaaagcaCTAACAGCAATTTAAATATGCTAAGAAAAGAGATGCAGCACTCAACTGGAGATAAAAACCAGGCTGTGTCAATACTAGACTGAAACTCAGTTGAACCTCTATTGTTAACACTGCATGGATATAAAAGTGGTCCAGTAAGACATGCTGCTGTTCAAACTAAGAACATTAATTCAATATTCAGTTTATGAAGCCTCTTGATATACAAGGAGGTTATAACCATTTGCAATGCTCAGACATCCTCATTTTGTTCATTTCAACTGAAGGCAACAACTTCAGCTGTCAAGGAAATAACCATCCTTAAAAAGGCTCAAGAATTCATATTTATTATCTCCTGCTAACATGAAGTCCTTACTTATTTAGCAAAATAGTGGTAACTTCACTTACACTTACTCAGTCAATGAGCTGCTGTTAAATTACTTATTTAATACATATTATTTATTACTAGTGGCCAACACATTTAATCACAAAGTAAAACAACTTTTCAAAATTGATTTGTACACATTACTTTTTATAACGAAATACAGTGAGATCTCAGAGATGAGAAGTAACCTGGAATATAAGACACgacaagaagaaatatttcccaatAAAATACCTGCTTTCTTCAGGAAATACATACGCAGCACTGCCATTGATCTGACAAGGCTCGTTATCTTTGTCTTCGTTTAAAGAAGCCACAAGAGCCACTCGATTCTGCTGTATCTCCCACTGACGAGCAATATTACAAATAGttaaccttttcttttcctgaaacaaGATATAAAATCATGATAAAAAACACTTGTTTGTTCTGAAAGAAACAGTGCTGAGCTCTcatcaaataaaaaatgcacAACACAATTAATATCAAAAGGTAGATTAATTGTTAGTTTCACTTTATCTTCTCTGAACCAGATCTAACTGACCAGGAGTCAGCCCTCGTGCTGTTACGCTGCTCTCCATGAAGCTCGGACAATGACTTAgaatttctgagaagaaaatatagAAGAGCTTAACTTAAAATGAATTTACGTTcacaaaacataaataaaacagtatcAGCCAAAGCCAATGATATCTTGGTTTACAGTATCATACTCTAAATAGATGTTGCTATAGAAATCCAGCTTTCAAGTCCATGCAAAGTAACAGCCTTGATTTAGAGCTTCCCACTGTTGGGAACCCATGATATCCTAAGAATCCTTTAATTTCTCTTATATACTTCAGAATATCACTGTTGGGACTGGAATACAAACAAACATCGATATTTTGGAATGGGAGAGTGAAGGGTAAACCTGAATTTGCCCTGTGTGGCATCGGCAGCAGTTCACAGGCAGCCTGCGTAATTGTCACTAATCTTACCTATAAACAGGGGAAGGATAAAAGGTTCATACTCTGCAGGTGAAGTGATGAATATTTTACTTCTAGGCTATGAAAGTTTGGATTGAAACAGCAAGTACTTGTTAGCTTCGAGTTGCAATGATCTTAAATTGAGTCCAAAAGGACGCCAGGCAAGGTAAATCCCAGATAACAATTATTTCCTTAGAGCACAGGCTAACTTTTATCAATTTCTTACCAGTGTTCTAAGTCCACCTAATATTATAAGTTTACATATCATTGCATTAGTTCCTGTCTCTTTTAGGATATTTTGCCAGGCTGATTAACATAGAAGAAAGCGGCACAATATTGATTAAAATATAGAAGGCTAGATCAGAAATCCTGAAGGCTAGGaaggctttttgttttaaacctgaacatttacatttctgttttaagacGGACTCTAGGGCTGGGGAGGCGTTACGGAAACCAAACCATAAAGTTTTATTACAGCCCCTTTTTTccagtaagaaaaacaaaagagaatttATTTGATATGCCTATGGAGAACAGCAGGGGACCAGGGTAAACCTAAttttacaatttaaaattaacacTTTTGATGTATTACGTTTGACCTATACTCACTATGTTCCTAGGTTTAATCTATAAAAGCAACATGTGACTGTTACCGTGATGTTTTTACATAATTCTTCTCACAGTGGGCGAGTTGTAGATGCCACTGCAAAGTAGTTCACTAAGAATGTTCCTTGCAGTACTCGGCATTGGAAATGTGAAGTGTAAAGCACTACAAAtgaaaatttctttgaaaaaaaaccacccagaaAACAGTAGATCTACAAAAATATGAACCCCAAGCATTCCACCATCTGTGCCTGCTAATTTGCAGAGCCTACGTATTTCCTAAAGAATAACAAACCACTGTGTAAATGTTTCCCAGCAGAACGTTTAATACCTATAGGCAAACCCCTTGTGTCTCCAAATCTTTCCAAAAGTGATTTGGAGACAATTGGTGACATTCATGCCACAAATGGAGTGCAGACATTCTTAGATCTTTGAACTGTGGTCTCCTATTAGCAATATTGGTCATTTAGTCCTCAGCCCCATCAGAGCATCCTGGAatccccctccatctcccctgTTAGAGCTGCTCCATCTCAGGTACACTTACCCAGGCCACGTGGCCAGGTAGATAAGCcctcttctgaaaagaaaacagctggaGTCTAGCTGCTGCTTTGACAGCTGCTTAACCCCTCCTACAAAAATGAACAACTCCAGCAggaagaatgaaggaaaaactgCTTCAGAACACTGCATGGCAGCAGTTAGAGACACGAGTTCAAGGAATTTGAGATCACTGAAAAGTCCTTTGCTTTACTCTGGATTTACTTTATCCCTGGATTTGTGAAAATGAAGTTTCCcatctttatatatatatatcgcACACTCATGTATTCAagtacagggtttttttgataaAGTATAACTTGCATAGTTGACTAAAGAGTTTCAGTTGCAAAGTGCCCTGTTTAAGCTGTAAAAATCCCAAGTTTCAAGAGATAGAGGCATACTGGGATAAGAGGATAcgtaagaaataaagaaaaaaacactagGATCTAGATTATTGCTGTGAACTGGTTTACAGTAGGCTTAGAACAGCCATAGAGAATACCTTAAGCAAGGTCTGTCTGTGGCTTTCAcgcttcctttcttcctctttccttgctGCAATAGATGCCATACGTCTTTCTTCTTCCtacatgaaaaaagaaaatccacctCATAAAAGGAGGAATAAATCAGGTTCTGAAAAGTACTTGTGACgaattattaatatatttttttgttggtatgtgaaatgcaaattttaaatttaGTGCAATTTTAGAGTCACTAACATTCTAATATTTCAAActtttaaacaataaaattggtaattataaataaatcaataaatataTAAGAAATAGAAGCTATTTAGAAGTAGCATTTGTAAGGGTCttcaaaaaagaataaagcataTGGCGGTTATCAAAGTGAAAAAGAACCTTTTTAAATATATCACTgcatcatttctttttatttttgtaggtgtttttttgcaattagaaggattttttgtaagaaaagaCACAGTGTAAACAAGCTGAATTCTATTTATGCCTGAATCATTATCTAagattgatttttattattgtaaACTGTTTGAATGGACTTAATTTTCTCAATCAGTAACAGAACTTGAGAAGAGAATATTTTCAAAGGTAACTACAGTACATTAACATTATTCCTCATCAATATTGTTACCTATTTAAGAAGAAGTTTCAAGAACAAAGCCCTCAATTCCTAAAATAACGAGTCATGGAAGTGTAGATGCTTAATTTTCCTGATATAGCAATTTAATACTGCAATACACTCCTACTAAGTTGAACACTCCTTGTTTCCAGAAGCGTAAACATTCTCAAAGCGCAATATTTTTAGAATATATATTTTCCAAGtaacataaaagaaatattcactatgaaaaaaagagcatagagtccttccaacacaaatatTTGGGAAGCATGCTTCAACTTATTTTGATTTACTTCACATGCCATTTGGGCGTTTCTATTAAAGTATCTTCCCAGCACATGCAGAAAGTGTTTTGATTTCCCTCAAAATAGAAGCTCCTGTCCCaactttttcagttttgctttccagAAAGCTTTGTGTGGAGAAaattaacaaacaaaaaaagaacgGAAAACATCATCAACTATGAAGACATATTGACATGTCAAAACttctatataaataaaacatgctaAGTTTAGAGCATTGTAAGAATCCCTCAGCACACGGGCGACTGCTTACTGgaagataaaacaaaacaggaacTTGATCCTTCACATTGCTGGTActtgtttaagaaaataatttccaaagcAGAAGTTAAGTTCACGTAGCACACTTATCTGTGCACAGCCCCACTGAAACCAGCCGAATATCATGGATTTTGACATCAGTCTGAAAGGTGATTCAACAAACTTCTAAATTGTTCTAATATGCACACATTAAACAAAAGGAATACCCTAACGCAGATCAAGGCATGAGGATTTAAATAGAGGAAGCTTCTTCAACTCAACTGTAAGCAACAATTCCCCTGGCACACTAATTGGAAAGACtaactttgctttccttttttttttgttctgaaagcAACTTGTGGCCTCTTGAGGGTGAAATTTTATTGGCAGCCACCTCTCCTACTGGGCTCTTCAGTTCTTCCTGAACAGGAGGCTGGTGTCACAGAATAGTCCAGATTAGAAGATACCTCAAGAGTCCCTTAAAGGAGGATcaacaagaaataaataattaaagaaaccCACACACGGGTAcaaaagacccttctagatctcaGTACaacaacacacacacaatgAAACCCAGCACCTGAATGGGGAGGGTGCAGGGCAAGGCTGTGAAAATCATTAAATACTCCCATGCTGGTAATATGCCACAAACATTAAAGTATAATACTGCAAACTGAAAATGTGCTGTTCCTCAAAAATATGATTCAAAATGTTAAGAACTACAAACATTATTCTCAGGACAATAATTTATCCCAATTACGCGTTACAGTCTCCCAAGTTTGCATGTACTTTGAAAAATTTGaagccttaaaataaaatatgagcaCCAGCAAACTAGCCAGCAATATCTTTCTACAGAAAGtaggttttctttaaattttctaATGAAATCTCTTCATTTGATATTTATGCTTTTTCACTTGGCTTCATACAGAAACAAATTTCTTACAATTTCAGTGTCTTAACCTTCTCTAATAATTTCTCAACATATTGAACATAATAACTATCTCAAAGAATGTTTAGAAGGCTGAAAATaagggcttttttccccctagaaGTTTGATTATATAAAATTCGTATGTATAAAGAAGATAAATGTAAACTAGTTTTCCCTCCAAAGACAGAAGTAGCAGAAATTAACCATTCTATGAGGCAGAAA
It contains:
- the LRRC49 gene encoding leucine-rich repeat-containing protein 49 isoform X1, producing the protein MVPSKCRPGRGARPAPGAVNNCGLQLVIQTATITDRSKPFEFRINKEQSSFHNRLLQHDLEKNYVGRQDNTSFGSSSSISFPVLQRTAEEKILNCDRLTLERQKLTVCPVIDGEDHLRLLNFQHNFITRIQNISNLQHLVFLDLYDNQIEEISGLSTLRSLRVLLLGKNRIKKISNLENLKNLDVLDLHGNQITKIENISHLSELRVLNLARNLLTIVENLNGLDSLTELNLRHNQVSAIKDADTLPRLQRLFLSFNNISSFEDILCLADSSSLSDITLDGNPIAQETWYKHTILHHMMQLRQLDMKRITEEERRMASIAARKEEERKRESHRQTLLKEKKRLTICNIARQWEIQQNRVALVASLNEDKDNEPCQINGSAAYVFPEESRSLDTILSSAVQGLSVLESHLVEVEGDTLCLYGAGALECLDRNWSVQTAGMIVTVSFMFIEFDEIVQVLTKLKMKFPNSVHLKFKETNLVTLQQFNALAHMHRIEQLTVDPQGNPVVNFTLWKYYVLFRLNHFNLQKINGIKVTENDIVMAERLFGILAYVASSELPQYRMLSVFGDSRRKQFHYLLEGKGKKSGSGSEESSDNRRNGGESTTRAMLNYITKDLHMEKLEEIKERKTFCQTYVENLVKEAAEINMKNESLQKLWPQMFIELVRDAVIEIRNKNSYMKLCLQRITDQKQ
- the LRRC49 gene encoding leucine-rich repeat-containing protein 49 isoform X3; translation: MVPSKCRPGRGARPAPGAVNNCGLQLVIQTATITDRSKPFEFRINKEQSSFHNRLLQHDLEKNYVGRQDNTSFGSSSSISFPVLQRTAEEKILNCDRLTLERQKLTVCPVIDGEDHLRLLNFQHNFITRIQNISNLQHLVFLDLYDNQIEEISGLSTLRSLRVLLLGKNRIKKISNLENLKNLDVLDLHGNQKDADTLPRLQRLFLSFNNISSFEDILCLADSSSLSDITLDGNPIAQETWYKHTILHHMMQLRQLDMKRITEEERRMASIAARKEEERKRESHRQTLLKEKKRLTICNIARQWEIQQNRVALVASLNEDKDNEPCQINGSAAYVFPEESRSLDTILSSAVQGLSVLESHLVEVEGDTLCLYGAGALECLDRNWSVQTAGMIVTVSFMFIEFDEIVQVLTKLKMKFPNSVHLKFKETNLVTLQQFNALAHMHRIEQLTVDPQGNPVVNFTLWKYYVLFRLNHFNLQKINGIKVTENDIVMAERLFGILAYVASSELPQYRMLSVFGDSRRKQFHYLLEGKGKKSGSGSEESSDNRRNGGESTTRAMLNYITKDLHMEKLEEIKERKTFCQTYVENLVKEAAEINMKNESLQKLWPQMFIELVRDAVIEIRNKNSYMKLCLQRITDQKQ
- the LRRC49 gene encoding leucine-rich repeat-containing protein 49 isoform X2 encodes the protein MAFSCNVNNCGLQLVIQTATITDRSKPFEFRINKEQSSFHNRLLQHDLEKNYVGRQDNTSFGSSSSISFPVLQRTAEEKILNCDRLTLERQKLTVCPVIDGEDHLRLLNFQHNFITRIQNISNLQHLVFLDLYDNQIEEISGLSTLRSLRVLLLGKNRIKKISNLENLKNLDVLDLHGNQITKIENISHLSELRVLNLARNLLTIVENLNGLDSLTELNLRHNQVSAIKDADTLPRLQRLFLSFNNISSFEDILCLADSSSLSDITLDGNPIAQETWYKHTILHHMMQLRQLDMKRITEEERRMASIAARKEEERKRESHRQTLLKEKKRLTICNIARQWEIQQNRVALVASLNEDKDNEPCQINGSAAYVFPEESRSLDTILSSAVQGLSVLESHLVEVEGDTLCLYGAGALECLDRNWSVQTAGMIVTVSFMFIEFDEIVQVLTKLKMKFPNSVHLKFKETNLVTLQQFNALAHMHRIEQLTVDPQGNPVVNFTLWKYYVLFRLNHFNLQKINGIKVTENDIVMAERLFGILAYVASSELPQYRMLSVFGDSRRKQFHYLLEGKGKKSGSGSEESSDNRRNGGESTTRAMLNYITKDLHMEKLEEIKERKTFCQTYVENLVKEAAEINMKNESLQKLWPQMFIELVRDAVIEIRNKNSYMKLCLQRITDQKQ
- the LRRC49 gene encoding leucine-rich repeat-containing protein 49 isoform X4; the protein is MMQLRQLDMKRITEEERRMASIAARKEEERKRESHRQTLLKEKKRLTICNIARQWEIQQNRVALVASLNEDKDNEPCQINGSAAYVFPEESRSLDTILSSAVQGLSVLESHLVEVEGDTLCLYGAGALECLDRNWSVQTAGMIVTVSFMFIEFDEIVQVLTKLKMKFPNSVHLKFKETNLVTLQQFNALAHMHRIEQLTVDPQGNPVVNFTLWKYYVLFRLNHFNLQKINGIKVTENDIVMAERLFGILAYVASSELPQYRMLSVFGDSRRKQFHYLLEGKGKKSGSGSEESSDNRRNGGESTTRAMLNYITKDLHMEKLEEIKERKTFCQTYVENLVKEAAEINMKNESLQKLWPQMFIELVRDAVIEIRNKNSYMKLCLQRITDQKQ